The Methanothrix sp. DNA window CTGCAGCGATAACCCCTGAGAAGCTCAGGATCTATGGGCTTGGAGGAGCACTTGTCGGGATATACCTTGCTGCTGTGCTCAACAGTGTCCTGGGAACAGACATATTCTCGATTCTAGCTGCAGCAGGAGCTGTGGCAGCTGCGGTAACCGGGGCGAATGCGGTCCGGAGGGTCTGCGGCTACGGTATCGGTACCGGTGTCCCATCGATAGGGATGCTGGCGCTGGGTATGGGCATAGTCGGAGCGTCGTTCGGTCTCTCGACCGCGCAGCAGCTGGGAGTATCGATGGCAGGTGTCATCATAGCGCTGGTCTATGCGATGGTCTTCGGTTACATCGTGGGTGCGATCGCAAACAGGGTCATGGGCTTCAACATACCAATAATGGAGGAGGGTCTCACCGATCTCTCAGGTGCAGGCGCCATGGCCATCATCGGCTGGTCCTATGCGATCTCCGGATCGCTGGGGTATGCAGACATGGTGACGAAGGTGTTCAACACCGGATACCTTGCGATAGTATTCATCTGCGGCGGTCTTGCGATTCTGCATCCGTTCAACGCGAACCTTGGGCCGGACGAGAAGCAGGACAGGACGCTGGTGAACGGGCTGATGGTCGGCTCTCTGGCTGTCGTCGCTGTCGGTCTGTGTTCCCTGGCAACGCTCAGCACCACTGCAGCAATCATAACCATTGTGATCGGTGCGGCCGCGTGGTACTACTTCTACGTATGGTACTACAGGCTGGTCAAGAGAGATGCTGCGGCTGTTGTTGGAACAGGCCTGCTGCCGCCGAGCGCGCTATGAGGAGGCACAAAGATGGGATTCGTCAGAATATCTCCAGAACTGGGGCTGCTCTTCGATCCACTTAAGGGAGTTGTCGCGGAGCAGAGGGAGGATGTGGTTCTGTACACATTCGATCCGGTTATGGACAGGATTGAGAGGCTTGATGCGATCGCAGACGACCTGATGAACCAGCTGGTCCCGGATAATGAGCTGCTGGAGTCTTACAAGAACAGAGGAAAGACCTCTCTCATAGGCGGCCTTTACACCAACATCTGGGTCGGCTTCATCATAGGTCTGGTGATCTCATTCGTCGTGCTGATCGGCATGGTCTTCAGCGATCCGGCGAAGCTTGAGATGCTCAGAAAGGCTATGGGAGGTGCGTGATTATGGTGCTAAAGAAGAAACCCGCTGAGCCCTG harbors:
- a CDS encoding tetrahydromethanopterin S-methyltransferase subunit B; this encodes MGFVRISPELGLLFDPLKGVVAEQREDVVLYTFDPVMDRIERLDAIADDLMNQLVPDNELLESYKNRGKTSLIGGLYTNIWVGFIIGLVISFVVLIGMVFSDPAKLEMLRKAMGGA
- the mtrC gene encoding tetrahydromethanopterin S-methyltransferase subunit C; the protein is MTVAGGAPTAPAAITPEKLRIYGLGGALVGIYLAAVLNSVLGTDIFSILAAAGAVAAAVTGANAVRRVCGYGIGTGVPSIGMLALGMGIVGASFGLSTAQQLGVSMAGVIIALVYAMVFGYIVGAIANRVMGFNIPIMEEGLTDLSGAGAMAIIGWSYAISGSLGYADMVTKVFNTGYLAIVFICGGLAILHPFNANLGPDEKQDRTLVNGLMVGSLAVVAVGLCSLATLSTTAAIITIVIGAAAWYYFYVWYYRLVKRDAAAVVGTGLLPPSAL